The Allorhizobium ampelinum S4 genome has a segment encoding these proteins:
- a CDS encoding FecCD family ABC transporter permease, which yields MTDRTAGYIAETDVGRVLALAALLCLLMLATVIAISLGAAMMPPAKVISALFASETSRDHLIVMTIRLPRALAALLAGSALAVSGAIMQAVTNNPLASPDLLGINAGAAFAVVSVMAIFGAGIGDIYVWFAFLGAAIAATVVYALGSMGMVGQSPLRLVLAGAIVATFLTSVTTVMLIFDQSTLDAVRLWTAGSVTGRNIEQVKTVAPYIIAGLIAALPFGRHLTTISLGADTSRALGQNPIVWRGLSVAVVILLAGGAVALAGPIGFVGLVVPHVARMCIGVDYRWIIPFSALGGALLVIVADTVGRLVFGSQSFPVGVTIALIGAPFFLYLARTRLRDGA from the coding sequence ATGACCGACCGCACGGCTGGCTATATTGCAGAAACCGATGTAGGACGAGTGCTTGCGCTTGCCGCATTACTCTGTCTGCTCATGCTTGCCACCGTGATCGCCATCTCACTGGGTGCGGCGATGATGCCGCCCGCCAAAGTCATCTCGGCACTCTTCGCATCCGAGACGTCGCGGGATCACCTGATCGTCATGACCATTCGCCTGCCACGTGCGCTTGCGGCGCTGCTGGCAGGTAGCGCACTGGCTGTCTCTGGTGCCATCATGCAGGCGGTGACAAACAATCCCCTCGCCTCACCGGACCTGCTCGGCATCAACGCAGGCGCAGCCTTTGCAGTCGTCTCCGTCATGGCCATTTTCGGTGCCGGTATCGGCGACATCTACGTTTGGTTTGCTTTTCTCGGCGCAGCCATCGCCGCGACCGTTGTCTATGCGCTGGGTTCGATGGGAATGGTGGGGCAATCCCCCCTCAGGCTCGTGCTGGCGGGAGCTATCGTTGCGACCTTCCTGACCTCTGTGACCACCGTTATGCTGATCTTTGACCAGAGTACTCTTGATGCCGTGCGCCTCTGGACCGCAGGCTCGGTGACGGGACGAAACATCGAACAGGTCAAGACCGTTGCGCCCTATATCATTGCCGGGCTGATCGCTGCCCTGCCCTTTGGCCGTCATCTGACGACAATCAGCCTTGGCGCGGATACGTCGCGCGCGCTCGGCCAGAACCCAATCGTCTGGCGGGGCCTATCGGTCGCGGTGGTCATTTTGCTTGCCGGTGGTGCCGTCGCACTTGCCGGACCGATCGGCTTCGTCGGGCTTGTCGTGCCCCATGTTGCAAGGATGTGCATCGGCGTTGACTATCGCTGGATCATTCCTTTTTCAGCACTCGGCGGTGCGTTGCTGGTGATCGTGGCAGATACGGTCGGACGATTGGTGTTTGGAAGCCAAAGCTTTCCCGTCGGTGTCACCATTGCGTTGATCGGCGCGCCGTTTTTCCTCTATCTCGCCCGCACGCGGCTGAGGGACGGCGCATGA
- a CDS encoding iron-siderophore ABC transporter substrate-binding protein, with product MTGSLAQAACQGTLLTEDVYNPPLCIPAAPKRIVTLDPLITLGMLIELKAPVIATPYMAITESEVLDVVRAEKMVDLGNPREPSLERVAALKPDLIIGSAEAHSGIYEQAAKIAPTVLFKHMDWKVYLQRLSEVTGREGVARSSLTAYNDRVSAIRERMKDKKLTVSTVRLAPDRFVVFVDGPNAYAPFAVLHEAGVKRTAYETVTDGTIVKRPDWEELANLDGDVLLYVSASGFESGPDDVLEKQVTENPLWQLLPAVREGRAYRVDRGPWQSFYGISSANRILDDVERFILTTP from the coding sequence ATGACCGGTTCACTGGCGCAGGCCGCCTGCCAGGGGACCTTGCTGACCGAGGACGTCTACAATCCGCCCCTCTGCATTCCGGCTGCGCCAAAACGGATCGTCACGCTCGACCCGCTGATCACGCTTGGAATGCTGATCGAACTGAAGGCACCTGTCATCGCGACCCCTTATATGGCAATCACGGAAAGCGAAGTGCTCGATGTGGTCAGGGCCGAAAAAATGGTCGATCTCGGCAATCCCAGGGAGCCAAGCCTCGAGCGTGTCGCAGCCTTGAAACCGGATCTTATCATCGGTTCGGCGGAGGCCCATTCCGGCATCTACGAACAGGCTGCCAAGATTGCACCAACGGTGCTTTTCAAGCATATGGACTGGAAGGTCTATCTCCAGCGCCTTTCCGAAGTGACCGGTCGTGAAGGTGTGGCGAGGAGTTCTTTGACGGCCTACAATGACCGTGTCTCGGCCATTCGTGAACGCATGAAAGACAAGAAACTCACGGTCTCTACCGTCCGTTTGGCCCCTGACCGGTTTGTCGTGTTTGTCGACGGACCGAACGCCTACGCCCCTTTCGCGGTGCTGCATGAGGCAGGCGTAAAGCGAACGGCCTACGAGACCGTGACTGACGGCACGATCGTGAAGCGTCCAGACTGGGAGGAGCTGGCAAATCTTGATGGCGACGTGCTTCTCTACGTATCCGCCAGCGGTTTCGAAAGCGGGCCGGATGACGTGCTGGAAAAGCAGGTGACGGAGAACCCTCTCTGGCAATTGCTGCCCGCTGTTCGTGAAGGTCGCGCCTATCGGGTCGACCGCGGCCCTTGGCAGAGCTTCTACGGCATCAGCTCGGCAAACCGTATCCTCGACGATGTCGAACGCTTCATCCTGACGACCCCATGA
- a CDS encoding FecCD family ABC transporter permease — translation MIRVFFVLILLLTFLVAASLAFGDVSLGWQELYDVLMGTGRAQLQSEMIVWDLRLPRVLLALLVGVALALAGTISIAIMRNPLADPGVLGINSGAAAAAMAVIVLISDPPVALLQVAGFVGASAMALAVFALAWRSGTSSLRIILIGIGLSALASAGTTFLSAFGDIGDVQRALVWLAGSVYDANMVKVRMLALWLIVPIALTLLAARELDLIRFGDNSARSLGQPVDRIRGLMILLVTLLSGAAIAVSGLIGFVGLVAPHIARRLVGVSHARILPVAALVGACLVVAADLIGRVILAPAQLPAGIVTGLVGAPFFGYILWRRRHDH, via the coding sequence ATGATCCGGGTTTTCTTCGTCCTGATACTTCTGCTCACATTTCTCGTGGCGGCAAGTCTCGCTTTTGGTGACGTGTCCTTGGGCTGGCAAGAACTCTACGATGTGCTGATGGGCACGGGCCGTGCACAGTTGCAGAGCGAAATGATTGTTTGGGATCTGCGTCTTCCACGCGTTCTTCTGGCGCTCCTTGTTGGCGTCGCACTCGCGCTCGCCGGAACGATCAGCATTGCCATCATGCGCAATCCGCTTGCTGATCCGGGCGTTCTGGGCATCAACAGCGGTGCGGCTGCTGCGGCCATGGCTGTCATTGTATTGATCAGTGATCCACCTGTGGCGCTTCTGCAAGTGGCAGGCTTCGTGGGTGCCAGCGCCATGGCCCTTGCCGTTTTTGCACTCGCCTGGCGCAGCGGCACCTCCTCGCTGCGTATCATCCTGATCGGCATCGGGCTTTCCGCCCTCGCCTCCGCCGGTACTACTTTCCTGTCAGCCTTCGGCGACATTGGCGACGTTCAGCGGGCGCTGGTATGGTTAGCCGGCAGCGTCTACGACGCCAACATGGTCAAGGTGCGGATGCTTGCGCTCTGGCTCATCGTGCCGATCGCACTCACACTTCTCGCCGCGCGGGAACTCGACCTCATCCGCTTCGGTGACAATAGTGCAAGGAGCCTCGGCCAGCCCGTCGATCGTATACGGGGCCTGATGATCCTGCTGGTGACCCTACTCTCTGGTGCCGCCATTGCCGTGTCGGGTCTCATCGGCTTTGTCGGCCTTGTCGCGCCGCATATCGCGCGCCGGCTGGTAGGAGTCTCCCATGCCCGGATCCTCCCGGTCGCAGCCCTCGTCGGTGCCTGCCTCGTCGTCGCCGCGGATCTCATCGGTCGTGTCATCCTGGCCCCAGCGCAGCTCCCGGCCGGAATCGTGACCGGACTCGTCGGTGCTCCCTTCTTTGGCTATATTCTCTGGAGACGTCGCCATGACCACTGA